The DNA segment ACTTGATTTTACCATTAACCCGACCATGACAATCTACGAAGCAAGTCGCGACTTAATGAAAGAAATGCGCGCTGAATGGCATGATGAATATACATTACCAACGCTTTGGAAGTTTTTTCAACCTAGCCGTTATGCGCATGGCTCATACTGGTTCGACTGGACAACAGATAACGAGATTGCCTGGAAAAAGAATTATCAATTATGGATGACCTTTTTAAATGATTACAAAAATCACGGTGGTAGAATAACTACCGGTTCAGATGCCGGGTATATCTTTAAAATTTATGGCTTTGCATACATTCGCGAGTTGGAACTGCTTAGAGAATCAGGGTTTAATGCCTTAGAAGTCGTTAAATCTGCTACATACAATGGCGCTCAAGCTCTGGGAATGGAAGATGAAATAGGTTCTATTCGCATCGGAAAAAAAGCCGATTTGGTGATCGTTGAAGAAAATCCATTAGCTAACTTTAAAGTGTTATACGGCACTAAACATTTCAGACTGAATGATAATAATGAACCGAGCCGAGTAGGCGGCGTTAAGTACACCATAAAAGATGGTATCGTTTACGATGCAGAATCTCTATTAAGTGATGTACGAGCTATAGTAAAACAGGCTAAAACAGAGTTACCAACTAGCCCAGAGCAACACTAATTAAAAAGTAGAAGAAGCGGTTTTATAGAAACCGCTTTAATATTCTATCTATTTGGGTCAGTTTAATTTTACGTAACAGCTCTCTTGGCTTATCAGGGTAATCTTGAACTGATTCAATGTCATTGATTGAAGTGACGCGGGTAGTATTCGCTAAAACCCCATTTAACTCCTGCTGCCAGCCTGCTTTAAGCTGTTGGCTTTTATCACAAACCAATAGTCCATTTTCAAGATCCAAGCTCCATGCTCGCGGGTTTAAGTTACTACCGGTAATAAGGTGGTAAGTATCATCAGCAACAACACCTTTTAAATGATAACTGTTCGTCCCATCTAACCACAGGTGTAGATTTAATTGGCCTTTATCTATGTATTGTTGATTACGTTTGATGAAATTTCTCAGCAGCATTTCATAAATATAAGGCACAATTCCGATAGTTGAAAACTTGTCTGGCTCAGAAATATAAAAATCATTCGCTCTTTTATCACCAACTACAATTGTAACCTCTACTCCCCTTTTAAGAGCACGATTTAAATCAGCACTTAATGATTTAGGAAAGTTAAAATAGGGTGTAAACACCACTAAAGAATTTGAAGCGGCTTTAAACACTCTTCTAGCCGTAATATTAAGTTGATTTCCACGTGCTCCTAAACCGACCATTGGCGCAACAATCAAATCAGCTTTAGCTGTAGCTGCTCCTTGTACTTTATATGGTGCATGTTTAATAGACGCTTTCAACTTACTAATTAACGGCTTAATTTGCTTTTTATTTGGCACTTGTGCCTGGTTTAATTTAGGCGCACAACCGCTATGAACAAAGTTAGTATTTAAAAAGTTAACGAAACTGTCTGCGAGGCTGTCGTTATGAAATTTGTGATATCTATCACAACGGTATTTATCGCCAACGTTGAGGTAAATGTCATTGATACTGGCACCACTAAACAACACTGTATCATCAAAAATGAAACCCTTAAGGTGTAATACTCCTAAGAACTCGCGTCGCTTTACAGCTACACCATAAATATCAATACCATGTTCATATTGCTCAGTTAGGTCTATGTATAATTGCCGGTTGCCAAGAGATTTTTCTGCACCAATTAAACCGCGTTGCGCCCGATGAAAATCAACAAATACACGTATATCCAGATCTGGATTTTTTTGCTTAGCCGCAAACAATGCATGCAACACTTCTCTACCCGCTTCATCATCTTGTATATAGAGCGCAGTAATATAAATACGAGTTTTAGCTGTATTGATTAAGTTTAATAACTCAGTTCTATATTGTTTAGCTGAATGTATTATTTCAAAATCGTCAGCATTAAATGGAATAGCATCTTTAAGAGATAGCTTACTTTTGCGGGATAGGATCATCGAATTAGTTTATTTATTATCTATATTTTGATTATAAACGGATTTATAAGGATTGTAATAGTACAGCAATAAAAATATGACTTTAGATAATAAAATGTGAAGTGAGGAGAAGTTATTAGCTGTAATTTAGCCGTTTAGTGGCAGGAGGCCCCAAATCTGGTTACTCGGCAATTGCTCCGGTGTTGTTTTACCTTCTGCATTCTTGAAGTCGTCGTTTGGGATAACTTCATAGTTTGAAACGAAAAAAGCCCCTAGCGTTAGCTAGGGGCTTTTCGGAATTAGGAGCCTGGCGGTTTTGGCCATGGATGGCCTATATAGCAAAATTGCAGGAGCAATATTTTGTA comes from the Thalassotalea nanhaiensis genome and includes:
- the pssA gene encoding CDP-diacylglycerol--serine O-phosphatidyltransferase; this encodes MILSRKSKLSLKDAIPFNADDFEIIHSAKQYRTELLNLINTAKTRIYITALYIQDDEAGREVLHALFAAKQKNPDLDIRVFVDFHRAQRGLIGAEKSLGNRQLYIDLTEQYEHGIDIYGVAVKRREFLGVLHLKGFIFDDTVLFSGASINDIYLNVGDKYRCDRYHKFHNDSLADSFVNFLNTNFVHSGCAPKLNQAQVPNKKQIKPLISKLKASIKHAPYKVQGAATAKADLIVAPMVGLGARGNQLNITARRVFKAASNSLVVFTPYFNFPKSLSADLNRALKRGVEVTIVVGDKRANDFYISEPDKFSTIGIVPYIYEMLLRNFIKRNQQYIDKGQLNLHLWLDGTNSYHLKGVVADDTYHLITGSNLNPRAWSLDLENGLLVCDKSQQLKAGWQQELNGVLANTTRVTSINDIESVQDYPDKPRELLRKIKLTQIDRILKRFL